tttaacccactgagccacccaagcacccctaagtTCTGCTTTTTTGAGGCAACAGACTCCATTACTTCATCCTTCCATCATATATCTAAGCTGTCTCCAACCCTGCCCTACTCTGACCTTGGGGTGAACACAGAGAGAACAATCCCTAGCTTAATCACAGCTTCTCCAACATATATGCAATTTGATAATACCAACAAAGAGTATTCAACTGTAATTTTATGATACTTATTTACCTAGTAGTCTGCAGCTCACAAAGCATTTTCACAACTTATCAACAAGTGAAGAGCTAGGATTTGCGGCATCAAATTCCATGTTTTGACACGTCAGTATTTAGGGCCCATCTCACTGCACATATTTTATACCttacaaaaataatatgaaaaatatactggACTGTTCTAAAAATacgaattattattattattttttaatctttttttcctcttaagttggctccacacccagcatgaagcctgacatgggcctgagattgagacccaagctgagatcaagagttggacacttggggtgcctgggtagctcaattggttgggcgtctgccttcggttcaggtcatgatcccagagtcccaagattgagtcctgtatcaggctcccagctccatggagagttagtctgtttctctctctgaccttctctccatgttctctctctcaaataaataaagaaaatcttaaaaaaaaaaaaaaaaagaaaagaaaagaaaagaaaaagaaaaaagaattgggaCATTTAACCAAGCTATCCAGGCAcccaaaaaaatccatttttcaaatccttctgttcttcctctaGGGTTTGTGCTCATTTATGGCCGTCACTCTAGGTTTATTAGATGTCTCATCAAACTTCTACTTTCTGTGATACAGTTTTATGCCCTCAACAGGCTTATCAACATTGATCTTCAGGACTTCTTGGTTCAGAAAGCCACAGTTATATGCTAAGCTTTGcaagaatctcaaaaaaaaaaatatagtaagtAAGGTCTGagatgtttttatcttatttatttatttttggttaaagattttatttatttatttgacagtgagaaaaggaacataagcagggggagtgggagagagagaagcaggtttcctgctgaacagaaagccggatgcagggctcaatcccaggaccctgggactatgacctgagccaaaggcaggtgcttaacaactaagccatacaggtgcccctgagatatttttaattaaagatttacttatttatttgagaaagagtgagcgtgtgggtacaagcagggggagaggcagactccccactgagcggagccccaacatggggctcaatccctggaatcgtgacctgagtagaaggcagacaggtaactaagctacccaggcaccctggtctgagatattttaaagattttttttttttttttaatttatttgtcagagagagagagcgagcaagagtgagcacaggcagatagagtggaaggcagagtcagagggagaagcaggctccccgcggagcaaggagcccgatgcgggactcgatcccaggacgctggatcatgacctgagccgaaggcagctgcttaaccaactgagccacccaggcgtctcggTCTGAGATATTTTAAACTTATATCTTCTGCCTAGCCGAAGAGGAATTCTAAGACACTTATTCGTATTTCTCCTCAATTAATCATGGTGTTAGAAATATGGAACTTTCAAGTGGCTGTATGTCCACCTGCATGCTGATTTCATCTCTATGTCATGGGTCTCTATTAACCatgatctattcttttttttttttaataagattttatttttatttatttgacagagggagatcacaagtagacagagaggcaggcagagagagagagagagggggaagcaggccctctgctgagcagagaacccgatgcgggactcgatcccaggaccccgagatcatgacctgagccgaaggcagcagcttaacccactgagccacccaggcgcccctaaccatGATCTATTCTTACTGGGAAGAAAACCAACTACTACAAGAGACTACACCTTGGGAGAAACAAGGAATAGGAAAGGACAAAAGAGTCATGTGGGACATTCATAGTGGATCTTCCAAAATCACCCAGCCATCTTACTCCCCTGAACAGAACTTTAAATGAGCAGTTGTAACTCtgcagaaacaaaattaaaaaaatgaaaaccgaATGTCAAAGGACCCAAAAACCAGCCCTGTAAAATTTACCTCTAATGCCAACGCAGTCTTGTCATAAGCACAGGGTACTCTTTTCTGGATGGCTTTTGCAAAGACAGGTCCATTCTGTGTGGATGGCAAAGGGTTGATCGCTGCCCCAGGAGTACTGGAAACTGCAGGTAGAGGAGTTGTGGTCTGAGGTTGAGCATAGGCATGAGCAGGTTCCGGGATCCCGTAACTATTGGAATTCCTATTCCCATGCTTTCCATGTGGTGAGGATCTCACAAGCTTTTCAACATAAGGAACAGGAATCATCCCAATCCGGCCATCCTTGTTCCGGGCGCTCCACCACTGTTCTTCGGGCTTCTCTATTATCACCAGGATCTCGCCCTTTTTAAAGGGCAGGTCTTCAGCATCGTTCCCAGGAAAATCATAGAGAGTCCGTACATATTCCAAATTTTCTTCTGCTGTAGGCAGGTTGGGTGCTGATACAGATCCCATTGGTGGGCTTGGGTaccttcagagagaaagaaaattaactctAAAAGGAAAATCTTAATACCAGTGTTTGTCAAACTTTTATGTAAACCTTTCTTCTCTATGATGAATTATTTCCCTATCTTCTCAGTAGTTAAGAAGGTTCTGACACTTTCATGCTCTGCAGTTTGTATGGTCTCTGAACAGACCTTGTTAAATCACATGTcaagtgcacacacatacacaccatctCTGTTTCACACTCACTTTTTGTTTACACAGAGATACAAGtgatctgaatttattttaaaaatcctgaataaGTTCAGTAGCTGCCCTCCTTAGGACCCTGTCAGACATTTTTCCTCCTGGTTGTAATCTATGGCATGCTTCCTGCACACTTTCCTGGGCATCTGTGTCCCTCAAAATACAAAAGCCAGAAAAGGGTTTATACACCATACTGCATTTTATGCATAAATCATCTGAGCAAAAACACAGGGAACTTTTCACAGCAGAACTCACCAGCAAGAGCTCTCATCAAAGCAGCCCATAGACACAACCACACCACTCTGCTGTGCTCAGAAGATCAGCATGTATTTGCCAAGTAAGCCGCAGAATGCCCTCCCAGGGTCAGTTATAAAAGTGCAGTCCCTCTTACCCCAGTACACCCTTTCGTAATGCCTCTTCTTCAAAAGAAGTACAGAAGTCTCTATTCACCTAAGAAATATTCTGAGAAGTTGCATATACATGAacttttgggaagaaaaaattctttaCCATTTGGTCCCTCCCACCACTTAACTTTTCTAAAGCAGAGAATCTACACCAGAGTTATAAACCCTGGGCTTCATCCAAAGAGTCTGCATCTCTGAAGTGACTACACCTGCAGAACCATCACCAGAGCCCAGTTCTAGAGTAGTCTTGAGAGAGAGTAAGCCAGGataggaaatacatatttaacCACTGACCATGCTTTccacttaatcttttttttttttttttttaagattcatttgtttatttgacacagagagatcgatcgatcacaagtaggcagagaggcagagtggtgggagaagcaggctccccgcagagcagagagcccaatgcagggctcagtcccaggaccctgagaacacaacctgagccaaaggcagaggcttaacccactgagtcacccaggtgccccagttttatcttttttaaaaagattatttattttttaaaaaatcatttatttatctacttacttAAGAGAAAGAGCCTGCAAGCAGATAGAGGGGCAGAAGGATTACGAGAATCCTCAAACAGTCCTCCTGCTGAGAGGGGAACACAACAcaagcctcaatcccaggaccccgagatcatgcatgacctgagccaaaatctagagtaggctgcttaaccaactaagccacccagacacctgttTTATCGTTTTATCGTCTATTAGCTCATGTCcagtcttttccttccctccaatTAATGATCTAAAAAGTTACTTCATATATCAACATGATCTCTTATGTTTAAATactttaattaatgtttttttctttataaaaaaagctACCATGTTACAACAttcagcagaaaaggaaaaacaagggatgcctggctggctcagttggtagagcatacaactcagTCT
This DNA window, taken from Mustela erminea isolate mMusErm1 chromosome 13, mMusErm1.Pri, whole genome shotgun sequence, encodes the following:
- the CRKL gene encoding crk-like protein — translated: MSSARFDSSDRSAWYMGPVSRQEAQTRLQGQRHGMFLVRDSSTCPGDYVLSVSENSRVSHYIINSLPNRRFKIGDQEFDHLPALLEFYKIHYLDTTTLIEPAPRYPSPPMGSVSAPNLPTAEENLEYVRTLYDFPGNDAEDLPFKKGEILVIIEKPEEQWWSARNKDGRIGMIPVPYVEKLVRSSPHGKHGNRNSNSYGIPEPAHAYAQPQTTTPLPAVSSTPGAAINPLPSTQNGPVFAKAIQKRVPCAYDKTALALEVGDIVKVTRMNINGQWEGEVNGRKGLFPFTHVKIIDPQNPDENE